TCGCATTTCTTGAAGGCTTGTTGTTTCTATGGAGGTGGAGACGCTAATATCAGTCTCCCGCAATGGCACTAGCAAAGGTGTCGGTTGAGGCACCTCCACCTTCGCTTGTTGGACATTTCCGCTCGAGCTTGATGGTAACGTGTATGGCCTCTTTCCAAGCCGAGCAAGGTCATGCATCTTAGATTAcatgtttaagaaattttaTCTTCAATTCCTTATGCGACAGAGACTTTGATTGTTGAGGTTTGAAATTGATTGCAATACTTACATATTAATAATCCTAGTTTGGAAAATggtattatattttttatgatgaagTCATTTCCCTGAATTTAAATATACAATTTACAGATTTCGCGTTTCGTCCATATGAGTAACATTTTACAAGATGTGCAAATAGAAGTGTATATGCTGCCATATCTTGTACCTAGTGGGAAGAACCACACTGCATTAATACTTTCAACTTCCCTTGTGGCGGGCATGATTGGCATCGTACGGGTCGTCTACTGCTGATGGACAGGGAGAGTTTGCCATCAACCAGATCAGGCTAGGCGAGGCCTCTTCGAGCATCGCCGATGGCTAGGACAGGTCACtggccaagaagaagagaaaccagcacaaaaaaacaaaagaaaatgaagaaaaaaggtACTTACAACCTAGATTAGATTAACAAGGTGAAGAATGGTCCATTGTTGGACCGAGCTGAAGAGACCCGTTTGTGTTGCCTTTCCTCATAATGGATAATTAAACAATATGAACCCTTCGGGGTTTGATTTGCAGACTTCATGGGAGACATCCTGACTGAGGTGCACGTCCCGCCTTACCAAGATCATCGTAGCAGCCATTACATTCGTCAAAGGCTTGTTGTTTTATCAGGCTCCCGTAATGGCGCCGGCAAAGGTGCTGATTCCACCCAGTTGGACATCTTTGCTGAACCGCATCAGTTTGCTACTCAATGGGAATGTTGACAGCTTGAGCTTATTTCCAAGCTGAGCAACGTCGTGCTCCGGTTAGGCCAAAGATGGTACGGTGGTCGAAGCTTTCTTATGTAAAATCTTGTCCAAACACGATATGATGTAATATATATAGGATTTTCCAATTGAACAAATGTCGTGTCATGTTCACATCATGCTTGGCCCGTGCATATCACGTGTATTTTTCATGCAtcttagatttaatgtttaagAAATCTTATCTTAAATTCCTTATGTTTCGAGACGTTAATTGAAGTTGATTGTAATATTTGCATATTAATCTAGACTAGCAGTTTGTATCATATGCAGCCAAGGATGTAGGAAGATTCTTACCTAAACTAGAATGTGACCGAGGGCATGTTGGAATTACACGGCGATTCTACTCTCAAAGTTGTATATTTTTTTCTGGTAAGTGGACTTTCATTTGTCCTATATTAGATCCTTGCCATAAGTTCAATCTTGATGGCATTcgcacaaaaaaataaaaatcacagatACCCTTATTGCCTTACGTAAAGATCCCAACGTAAAGTAAGAACCTTGAAAAAGCCATTTCTACAATATGGACGCACATTACTTTATCTGGTCTCATCAATCGGTTCGACTGTCGCGGGCACCGAAGGTTTCGACGCTACCCGACGACTTAGTTCCATATCAAATCTCGAAAAGATGCACATAGAGttcacatgatttttatatAGGACGAGATCCACGTCTTTGCCTCTTGGGCCGCCACATAAATCCAAGGAAGATCGCACCAATTTCTCCTCGCCCGCCGTCCCCATTTTGCCCCTCGCTGCCACAAAACCTCGACTGTCACATCCGACCACACATTTTCAGCTtccatatttataaaaatattgtttCATGGATTCTcatgtctccctctctctacctCCCCCCCTAAAATCTCTCACAAAAattaagcaaaagaaaagaaaagaatgcaaATCCCCACGCTCACGCTAAAACCCACACCACCTCCACCCCCTTAAACCCATTTCAacacagaagagagagagagagagagagaaaaagaagagagagaaagagaggagagagagagtttgaataGCAAGTCAAACGCCACCGTCGAGAGAAAGGTCGagagcgaggagagagagagagagagagggggtgaaGGGTTGAAGGAGGAAATGGAGGAATCGATGAGAGAGTGCATGAGGAAGCTCGCCCTCTGGCACACCCGCACCTTCAAGCCCATCATGACCCACGACGAGCTCGAGCCCATCATGGCCACCCTCGGCTTCGTCGGCCTCcccccctccgcctccgccggcgGCGCCGTCGCCTGGAAGGAGTACGCCTACTCCGCCCCCGGCGGCAGgagggccgccgccgccgcggcgaggccgaggggGAGGCCGAGGCTGCCGTACCCGAGGATCGACGGCCTGCACAGCTACACGTACCAGGCCTTCGTCGACGGCGTCAACTCCTACCTCGAGATGTGCGACATCTCCGTGCTCTTCCATATTCGGTGCGATTCCCTCCGTCCTTGCTTTCTGCTATTTTCGCTctgctctcttttcttttccttatttttgctGCGACTTTTCAGtccattttttcctctttttttggcgttcgaaaatatttttcttttgggcctTTTCTGACGTGGCTTTTCGTGGGAGGATGcgatcttttttaaaaatctttttttccttttttttcttcctactTTTTCAGTTTTCAGCGCGACAGttgtcttttcattttgtttttatcttGCCGGCAAGTTTGATCGTTTGTTGGGAAATTATGTGTGTTTAGAAGAGTGGATTGTTTGATGCGAGAAAATTAGACTTCCAATTAATCTTCGAGTATTAAATGTTTGTATTTTTCCGCTTCTGAAAAGTCGAAggcaatttttttatcttccattcaaattttatatgaaataaTAAAGTAACGTAAAATTATACATTTTGTTGATTTGTATACCCTTGGAGACATTTGAGTTATCGTCcctatttttatgaaaattcgaatTTGACATTCCTCtatttaaattgaataaaaacatCTTGACCCCGCGAAATACCCCTTTTTCTAAGCTAACTTTTTAGGAGGAGCAGACAATACGCCTCTGccaatagaaaataataatatctcCTGATCTCGATCCGCGATAAAGCATCTTGCGATATATGTAAAAATGAcagaaataatttaatttaattttaacttgatttgatttaattaaatttaaatggGATTTTGGGGCAGGGGCATGCCGCTGCACAGGCTTGATCTGTACAAGAAATGGCGACGGATGCAGGAGGACGAGAGCGTCTTCGTCTACAGAGAAGGCACTCTGGATCAAGCCACTTACAATCTCTACCATTTCGACCATCGCAACAACcgcgatggcggcggcggcgacggcatcGACACGAGAATGTATCATGGCGGCAGTGATGGGAATAGCTCCTTAGTTATTCGCGACAAGGGCAACAATGCGCCGGTCAGCTGTCTCGTTCCTCTTAAGGACATCATAGTTTGACACCGGCGGCAGCCGCGGGGATGGTTGGTGATCCGCGGTTTATTTGTTGGTGTAGGAACGGGAGCAAATGgctcttttgttgattttctttgtcctTCTCTATGAGTTACATGGCCAGTTTTTTGGTTTCAAAAGGCTTCGTTTGTTTTGCAGGAGAACTGTAATCAAGCTAGATATTCTCTAAGCAAATATCTTTATAATTTATGGAATATCGGTTTCTCTGAAAATGATGATATATTACACAATTCTCACATATCTTGAATGGAGTAATAACTTGTAAGAAGATAGTAGAGCAGATCGTTGCTGGGGTGATATCATGGATGATGATATCTTTGTGTGGCTTTTCTCGCTCATCATATCAAATTTTTGATTGTCATTGATTTGTGATTCGGTGGACGtttgttcaaaaagtcttaaagctAATTGTTACACAGGTGATGGCTGGTAAGGGTTGGCCGAGCATGCCACGTAGATTGATGA
Above is a window of Eucalyptus grandis isolate ANBG69807.140 chromosome 9, ASM1654582v1, whole genome shotgun sequence DNA encoding:
- the LOC104419054 gene encoding uncharacterized protein LOC104419054, with protein sequence MEESMRECMRKLALWHTRTFKPIMTHDELEPIMATLGFVGLPPSASAGGAVAWKEYAYSAPGGRRAAAAAARPRGRPRLPYPRIDGLHSYTYQAFVDGVNSYLEMCDISVLFHIRGMPLHRLDLYKKWRRMQEDESVFVYREGTLDQATYNLYHFDHRNNRDGGGGDGIDTRMYHGGSDGNSSLVIRDKGNNAPVSCLVPLKDIIV